From Streptomyces sp. TLI_053, a single genomic window includes:
- a CDS encoding TetR/AcrR family transcriptional regulator: protein MARTSAGHETRERLIRAAEELFATRGVEASLTKDIVRLAGQSNPSAVQYHFGSREGLLDAIMAARQERTERALAPRLPALAEQDLPGLLDALVTAEATELRTEQGRHCLRISAQISHSSGVRTRTPHPTLAGGGYWRLIGLAEQRISGLPEPIRLERLDLALTLIGAALADRAQQYLTGSTPLTDEETFLADLVTVSAAMLSAPTPSRSTS, encoded by the coding sequence ATGGCAAGGACGTCGGCGGGCCACGAGACCCGCGAGAGGCTGATCCGGGCGGCGGAGGAACTCTTCGCCACCCGGGGCGTAGAGGCCTCCCTCACCAAGGACATCGTCCGGCTGGCCGGACAGAGCAACCCGTCCGCCGTGCAGTACCACTTCGGCTCCCGCGAAGGGCTGCTGGACGCGATCATGGCCGCCCGGCAGGAGCGCACCGAGCGGGCGCTCGCGCCGAGGCTCCCCGCCCTGGCGGAACAGGACCTCCCCGGGCTGCTCGACGCCCTGGTGACCGCCGAGGCCACCGAGCTGCGCACCGAGCAGGGCCGGCACTGCCTGCGGATCTCGGCCCAGATCAGCCACAGCAGCGGCGTCCGCACCCGGACCCCGCACCCCACCCTCGCGGGCGGCGGCTACTGGCGGCTGATCGGTCTGGCCGAGCAGCGGATCTCCGGCCTGCCGGAGCCGATCCGGCTGGAGCGGCTCGACCTCGCCCTCACCTTGATCGGCGCGGCGCTGGCCGACCGGGCGCAGCAGTACCTCACCGGATCCACCCCGCTGACGGACGAGGAGACCTTCCTCGCCGACCTGGTGACGGTGTCCGCCGCCATGCTCTCCGCCCCCACCCCCTCCAGGAGCACGTCATGA
- a CDS encoding YncE family protein, with amino-acid sequence MTTRAARTRTAALTALTALTAVLLSACGSPEPTATPPSAPTAAPAAPTPTPTPAPAADSVAPSPTLLVTDFGADTVTFVDPSRPGRAADLGSVRVGTAPYGLAVAPDGTAWVATAEGVAVVDTRARTRTALVPHTTRTGPVTTGEYRGGGMGIALSPDGSRAYVGVNVPGGNGTLEVVDTATRTVVQVVAVGRRPFDVDVSADGRRVYVTDHDSFDVTTVDTATWATRRIEVAPYGTEGGLGSWLKPHYAAVRPSDGALLLPFEGERLAVVDPSTGRVDVEPMTANTHQHGVTAAPDGTLYVVGTGPIDPATDAGPSLTVRTPDGRERLVPLDGPHETVTLSPDARTAYVSGGFTREGGWDGLTVVDTATGRTSRLPVGHLPLAVAVLPDRP; translated from the coding sequence GTGACCACCCGCGCCGCACGCACCCGCACCGCTGCCCTGACCGCGCTGACCGCGCTGACCGCCGTCCTGCTCTCCGCCTGCGGCTCCCCGGAGCCGACGGCCACGCCGCCGTCCGCCCCCACCGCGGCCCCCGCAGCACCCACACCCACACCCACGCCCGCCCCGGCCGCCGACTCCGTCGCCCCCTCCCCCACCCTGCTCGTCACCGACTTCGGCGCCGACACCGTCACCTTCGTCGACCCCTCCCGCCCGGGCCGCGCCGCCGACCTCGGCTCCGTCCGGGTCGGCACCGCCCCGTACGGCCTCGCCGTCGCGCCCGACGGCACCGCCTGGGTCGCCACCGCCGAGGGCGTCGCCGTCGTCGACACCCGCGCCCGCACCCGGACCGCCCTGGTCCCCCACACCACCCGCACCGGGCCGGTCACCACCGGCGAGTACCGGGGCGGCGGCATGGGCATCGCCCTCTCCCCGGACGGCTCCCGCGCCTACGTCGGCGTCAACGTGCCGGGCGGCAACGGCACCCTGGAGGTCGTCGACACCGCGACCCGGACGGTCGTCCAGGTGGTCGCGGTCGGCCGCCGACCCTTCGACGTGGACGTCTCCGCGGACGGCCGCCGGGTCTACGTCACCGACCACGACTCCTTCGACGTCACCACCGTCGACACGGCCACCTGGGCCACCCGCCGGATCGAGGTCGCGCCCTACGGCACCGAGGGCGGGCTCGGCTCCTGGCTCAAGCCGCACTACGCCGCCGTCCGCCCGTCCGACGGCGCGCTGCTGCTCCCCTTCGAGGGCGAGCGGCTCGCCGTCGTCGACCCGTCCACCGGTCGGGTCGACGTCGAGCCGATGACCGCGAACACCCATCAGCACGGCGTCACCGCCGCCCCCGACGGCACCCTCTACGTCGTCGGCACCGGCCCGATCGACCCCGCCACCGACGCCGGACCGTCCCTCACCGTCCGGACCCCCGACGGCCGCGAGCGCCTCGTCCCCCTCGACGGCCCGCACGAGACCGTCACCCTGTCGCCCGACGCCCGCACCGCCTACGTGTCCGGCGGCTTCACCCGCGAGGGTGGCTGGGACGGGCTCACCGTGGTCGACACCGCCACCGGCCGCACCTCCCGCCTCCCCGTCGGCCACCTGCCCCTCGCCGTCGCCGTCCTCCCGGACCGCCCCTGA
- a CDS encoding glucose 1-dehydrogenase: protein MNDLTGKTVIITGGARGLGAEAARLAVAAGANVVITDVLEEDGLATAAELGERARFVRHDVTSEEDWQRVVDHAVAEFGAVHGLVNNAGISTGTLLADESVAYFRKVLDVNLTGVFIGMKTVVPAMRAAGGGSIVNISSAAGLMGLALTAGYGASKWGVRGLSKIGAVELGTERIRVNSVHPGMTYTPMTAAVGIQQGEGNYPNTPMARVGEAPEIATAVVYLLSDDASYVTGAELAVDGGWTTGPTVKYVMGQ from the coding sequence ATGAACGACCTGACCGGCAAGACCGTCATCATCACCGGCGGCGCCCGCGGCCTCGGCGCCGAGGCGGCCCGGCTCGCCGTCGCCGCCGGGGCCAATGTGGTGATCACCGACGTCCTGGAGGAGGACGGCCTGGCCACCGCCGCCGAGCTCGGCGAGCGGGCCCGTTTCGTACGGCACGACGTGACCTCCGAGGAGGACTGGCAGCGGGTGGTGGACCACGCGGTGGCGGAGTTCGGCGCGGTGCACGGCCTGGTCAACAACGCGGGGATCTCCACCGGCACCCTGCTCGCGGACGAGAGCGTCGCGTACTTCCGCAAGGTGCTGGACGTCAATCTGACCGGGGTGTTCATCGGGATGAAGACCGTCGTCCCGGCGATGCGCGCGGCCGGCGGCGGCTCGATCGTCAACATCTCCTCGGCGGCCGGTCTGATGGGCCTCGCCCTGACTGCCGGCTACGGCGCCTCCAAGTGGGGCGTGCGCGGCCTGAGCAAGATCGGCGCGGTCGAGCTGGGCACCGAGCGGATCCGGGTCAACTCGGTGCACCCGGGCATGACCTACACCCCGATGACGGCGGCGGTCGGCATCCAGCAGGGTGAGGGCAACTACCCCAACACCCCGATGGCCCGCGTCGGCGAGGCTCCCGAGATCGCCACCGCCGTGGTGTACCTGCTGTCGGACGACGCCTCCTACGTGACCGGCGCCGAGCTCGCGGTGGACGGCGGCTGGACCACCGGGCCGACCGTCAAGTACGTCATGGGGCAGTGA
- a CDS encoding WhiB family transcriptional regulator: MRETNWRASAGCRGSDPELFFPIGSGTSFATLAQSDEAKAVCGRCPVARECLEWALNVAVEGVWGGTTETERRAIRRRRA, encoded by the coding sequence GTGCGGGAGACGAACTGGCGGGCGTCGGCCGGGTGCCGGGGTTCGGACCCCGAACTCTTCTTCCCCATCGGGAGCGGCACCAGCTTCGCGACACTCGCGCAGAGCGACGAGGCGAAGGCCGTGTGCGGCCGCTGTCCGGTGGCGCGGGAGTGCCTGGAGTGGGCGCTGAACGTCGCCGTGGAGGGAGTCTGGGGCGGGACGACGGAGACGGAGCGCCGTGCGATCCGCCGGCGCCGGGCGTGA
- a CDS encoding cytochrome P450: protein MLVPVRGPRASVTRPKEPPVERLVLDPTGRNRDAETAELFERGPATPVDLLGVRAWAVADPGLLEELLKDPRVSKDGLQHWPDFAEVVPTWPLAIWVAARNMFTAHGAEHRRLRRLVGTAFSVRRITAMTGQVEQLTGALLDDLAAMPPGTPVDLREHLAYRLPIQVVARLLGLPDALTDSFRTTVDRVFDTTRTTEEAVANMTTFYAMLDELIATKRREPADDMTSLLIAARDTGDGEDGPQGEGGAAVTAGASALTEEELRDTLLLVVSAGYETTVNLIDNAIAALLTHPEQLALVRAGKVGWGDVVEEALRRDAPVAHLPLRFAVEDIELPGGVVLRKGDPILASYAAAGRHPVRYGEDGAVFDVTRPVKEHLAFGHGPHFCLGAPLARLEGATALRMLFERFPDLALAPDADLRPVESLISNGHRELPVLLGGVR, encoded by the coding sequence ATGCTCGTCCCCGTGCGCGGCCCGCGCGCCTCCGTCACCCGACCGAAGGAGCCCCCCGTGGAACGACTCGTGCTGGACCCGACCGGTCGAAACCGCGATGCCGAGACCGCCGAGCTGTTCGAGCGCGGGCCGGCGACGCCCGTCGACCTCCTGGGAGTGCGGGCCTGGGCGGTGGCCGACCCGGGGCTGCTGGAGGAACTGCTCAAGGACCCCCGGGTGTCCAAGGACGGCCTCCAGCACTGGCCTGACTTCGCCGAGGTCGTCCCCACCTGGCCGCTGGCGATCTGGGTGGCCGCCCGCAACATGTTCACCGCCCACGGTGCGGAGCACCGGCGGCTGCGCCGGCTGGTCGGCACCGCGTTCTCGGTCCGCCGGATCACCGCCATGACCGGGCAGGTCGAGCAGCTGACCGGCGCCCTGCTGGACGACCTGGCCGCGATGCCTCCCGGCACCCCCGTCGACCTGCGCGAGCACCTCGCCTACCGGCTGCCGATCCAGGTCGTCGCCCGGCTGCTGGGACTCCCCGACGCCCTCACGGACAGCTTCCGCACCACCGTCGACCGGGTCTTCGACACCACCCGCACCACCGAGGAGGCCGTCGCCAACATGACGACCTTCTACGCGATGCTGGACGAGCTGATCGCCACCAAGCGCCGCGAGCCCGCAGACGACATGACCTCGCTGCTGATCGCCGCCCGCGACACCGGCGACGGCGAGGACGGGCCGCAGGGGGAGGGCGGGGCGGCGGTGACCGCCGGCGCCTCGGCGCTGACCGAGGAGGAGCTGCGGGACACCCTGCTGCTGGTCGTCTCGGCCGGCTACGAGACCACCGTCAACCTGATCGACAACGCCATCGCCGCACTGCTCACCCACCCGGAGCAGCTCGCCCTGGTCCGGGCCGGCAAGGTCGGCTGGGGCGACGTGGTCGAGGAGGCGCTGCGCCGCGACGCGCCCGTGGCGCACCTGCCGCTGCGCTTCGCCGTCGAGGACATCGAGCTGCCCGGCGGGGTGGTCCTCCGCAAGGGCGACCCGATCCTGGCCTCCTACGCCGCCGCCGGCCGCCATCCCGTCCGCTACGGCGAGGACGGCGCCGTCTTCGACGTGACCCGGCCGGTCAAGGAGCACCTGGCCTTCGGCCACGGCCCGCACTTCTGCCTCGGCGCCCCGCTGGCCCGGCTGGAGGGGGCGACCGCCCTGCGGATGCTCTTCGAGCGGTTCCCGGACCTCGCCCTCGCCCCCGATGCCGACCTGCGGCCGGTCGAATCGCTGATCTCCAACGGGCACCGCGAACTCCCGGTCCTGCTCGGCGGGGTGCGGTAG
- a CDS encoding PD40 domain-containing protein: MTRTTRTTRNRWLAGGGALAAAAVIAATAAPAQATARPVAHGTVQISTGVNGTAPDGQSFGQGVSADGRFALFTSWGTNLVGQPSKGGRDAYVTDLRNGRTERVNLSDSDEPLTGFTDYVAINANGRYVAFESDSEGVTADPRVTGRTEVYLRDRWTGRTELISGSAARTDTDQYHSSYAPSISADGRFVAFVSSRTDLDPTVVDTEPPTAGAGPSLARPYTWKYNVYLTDRRTHTTRLISRDLNGKPGESLSVHPTISADGRTIGFSSLSELLPQDQPPAPEDVETTPGAAEAARRIVPQGAAASLAAHPTAATYYVYDVPGRRLTAASTGTDGTVGASSFEATISPDGRRAIYTLPEPGGSTNGHRYHTVLHVRDLRTGTVTKISGGLPGTSSVGSSDHGSITADNRWLYFESAADNLVAGPQHAEWDIYRQDLRTGRTERVSTAADGSLGNGASNAPFVDAAGRTVVFGSTSRNLVTGPGAPAAEDSQAFAASVGHHRGGGDNQGEDDNG, translated from the coding sequence ATGACACGTACCACCCGGACGACCCGCAACCGGTGGCTCGCGGGCGGCGGTGCGCTGGCCGCGGCCGCCGTGATCGCCGCCACCGCCGCTCCGGCCCAGGCCACGGCCCGGCCGGTGGCGCACGGCACCGTCCAGATCAGCACCGGGGTTAACGGCACCGCGCCCGACGGGCAGTCGTTCGGCCAGGGCGTCAGCGCCGACGGCCGCTTCGCCCTGTTCACCTCCTGGGGCACGAACCTGGTGGGGCAGCCCAGCAAGGGCGGGCGCGACGCCTATGTGACGGACCTGCGCAACGGGCGCACGGAGCGGGTCAACCTCTCCGACTCCGACGAGCCGCTGACCGGCTTCACCGACTACGTGGCGATCAACGCCAACGGCCGTTACGTCGCCTTCGAGAGCGACTCCGAGGGCGTGACGGCCGACCCGAGGGTGACCGGGCGCACCGAGGTGTACCTGCGCGACCGCTGGACCGGACGCACGGAACTGATCAGCGGCAGCGCGGCCAGGACCGACACCGACCAGTACCACTCCTCGTACGCGCCCTCGATCAGCGCGGACGGCCGGTTCGTGGCGTTCGTGTCCTCCCGGACCGACCTGGACCCGACGGTGGTGGACACCGAGCCGCCGACGGCCGGAGCCGGGCCCTCCTTGGCCCGGCCGTACACCTGGAAGTACAACGTCTACCTCACCGACCGGCGCACCCACACCACCCGGCTGATCTCCCGGGACCTCAACGGCAAGCCGGGCGAGAGCCTGTCGGTGCACCCGACGATCAGTGCCGACGGCCGCACCATCGGCTTCTCCTCGCTCTCCGAGCTGCTGCCGCAGGACCAGCCGCCCGCCCCCGAGGACGTGGAGACGACCCCGGGCGCCGCCGAGGCCGCGCGCCGGATCGTTCCGCAGGGGGCCGCGGCCTCGCTCGCCGCCCACCCGACCGCCGCCACCTACTACGTCTACGACGTGCCCGGCCGGCGTCTCACCGCCGCCAGCACGGGCACCGACGGCACGGTGGGCGCCTCCAGCTTCGAGGCGACGATCAGCCCCGACGGGCGGCGCGCGATCTACACCCTGCCCGAGCCCGGCGGCTCGACCAACGGTCACCGCTACCACACGGTGCTCCACGTCCGGGACCTGCGGACGGGCACCGTGACCAAGATCAGCGGCGGCCTGCCGGGCACCAGCTCGGTCGGCTCCTCGGACCACGGCTCGATCACCGCCGACAACCGCTGGCTCTACTTCGAGTCCGCCGCCGACAACCTGGTGGCCGGCCCGCAGCACGCGGAGTGGGACATCTACCGCCAGGACCTGCGCACGGGCCGGACCGAGCGGGTCTCCACGGCCGCCGACGGCTCGCTCGGCAACGGTGCGTCGAACGCCCCGTTCGTGGACGCCGCGGGCCGCACGGTGGTGTTCGGCTCGACCAGCCGCAACCTCGTGACCGGCCCCGGTGCTCCGGCGGCCGAGGACTCCCAGGCCTTCGCGGCCTCCGTCGGGCACCACCGGGGCGGCGGCGACAACCAGGGCGAGGACGACAACGGCTGA